Proteins encoded within one genomic window of Methanobacteriales archaeon HGW-Methanobacteriales-1:
- a CDS encoding ferritin yields the protein MVSEKMQDALNGQMNAEMYSAYLYLAMAAYYEDSDLPGFANWMRVQAQEEMTHAMKFYDYLVQRGARVALDTIEKPPFDWESPLDVSERVLEHEKKVTGLINNLVNLAIEEKDHATNNFLQWYVAEQVEEEESVGSVLQKVRLAGNSSSGLLMVDTELANRVFNPPVAQK from the coding sequence ATGGTAAGTGAAAAAATGCAAGATGCTTTAAATGGACAGATGAATGCCGAAATGTATTCTGCTTATTTATATTTAGCCATGGCTGCTTATTATGAGGATTCGGATTTACCGGGATTTGCTAACTGGATGAGAGTCCAGGCCCAGGAAGAAATGACTCATGCCATGAAATTCTATGATTATTTGGTGCAAAGAGGTGCTCGGGTTGCTTTAGACACAATTGAGAAACCTCCATTCGATTGGGAATCTCCTTTAGATGTTTCTGAACGTGTTTTGGAACATGAAAAAAAGGTTACCGGATTAATTAATAATTTAGTAAATCTGGCCATTGAAGAAAAAGATCATGCTACCAATAATTTTCTGCAATGGTACGTTGCTGAACAGGTAGAAGAAGAAGAATCTGTAGGTTCTGTACTTCAAAAAGTCCGTTTGGCAGGAAATTCCTCTAGTGGTCTTTTAATGGTTGATACTGAATTGGCTAATCGTGTCTTTAATCCACCAGTAGCACAGAA